A stretch of Fusarium poae strain DAOMC 252244 chromosome 2, whole genome shotgun sequence DNA encodes these proteins:
- a CDS encoding hypothetical protein (TransMembrane:7 (o35-56i68-91o103-119i126-144o150-175i187-205o234-251i)), with protein sequence MGHHNLRFDDDPHSLSGAWSPPTSRANFCEEDYAITFYLAEFINALTNVTYVYLALRSMYGSRSRGLFAPNWDFMSFSLTVLGIGSFLFHATLRQTLEFVDELSMMLLSWSMLRALLILRQPPKNIQYISITLAVFFISFSIFYVMSAKIIYQVIAFWVSLILIGVRVRYLFYWAKPAFSEDKVRKWAVRVWTATFTCLFGYLIWNIDLEFCHQLRAYRQKIGLPWAFLLELHGWWHILTAVGASQFMNVLREVREEVDREKKE encoded by the exons ATGGGTCACCATAACCTTCGTTTTGACGACGACCCTCATTCGCTGAGTGGCGCTTGGAGTCCCCCAACAAGCAGAGCCAA TTTTTGTGAAGAAGACTATGCCATCACGTTCTATCTTGCAGAATTTATCAATGCGTTGACAAACGTTACCTATG TATACTTGGCTCTGCGATCCATGTATGGCTCGCGTAGCCGTGGACTGTTTGCTCCAAACTGGGACTTTATGTCCTTTTCCCTCACGGTTCTCGGCATCGGATCCTTCCTATTCCACGCGACGCTTCGCCAGACGCTCGAGTTTGTTGACGAGCTGTCCATGATGTTGCTGTCCTGGTCCATGCTTCGAGCTCTGCTCATCTTGCGACAGCCCCCCAAGAACATTCAGTACATCTCAATCACCCTGGCAGTATTCTTCATCTCATTTTCGATCTTCTACGTCATGTCAGCAAAGATCATTTACCAGGTTATTGCCTTCTGGGTTTCGCTTATCCTCATCGGCGTGcgtgtcagatacttgttcTACTGGGCCAAGCCTGCCTTTTCCGAAGACAAAGTTCGTAAGTGGGCTGTACGAGTATGGACTGCTACATTCACTTGCCTCTTTGGATACCTCATTTGGAACATCGATCTTGAGTTTTGCCACCAGTTGAGAGCATATCGCCAGAAAATTGGACTTCCTTGGGCTTTCCTTCTCGAGCTCCATGGATGGTGGCATATTCTGACGGCTGTTGGAGCGAGCCAGTTCATGAACGTTTTGAGAGAGGTGCGAGAGGAAGTGGacagagagaagaaggaatga
- a CDS encoding hypothetical protein (TransMembrane:1 (i71-91o)) gives MLQSAAAATRRLSVNLGPVFTPLGGILKDSSPLVCPLFSFSPSSTSFSTPTQTKPTFNNHYPFQKQPSSCLAVDVLLLALAAAALAAPAPAAL, from the coding sequence ATGCTGCAGtcggctgctgctgccactCGTCGCCTGTCAGTGAATCTTGGCCCTGTCTTTACTCCTCTAGGAGGTATTTTAAAAGATAGCTCCCCTCTCGTCTGCCCActgttttctttctctccctctTCCACATCTTTCTCAACTCCAACACAAACAAAACCAACCTTCAACAACCACTACCCTTTCCAAAAACaaccatcatcatgtctggCTGTGGATGTGCTTCTTCTGGCTCTTGCGGCTGCGGCTCTAGCTGCACCTGCGCCGGCTGCCCTGTAA
- a CDS encoding hypothetical protein (BUSCO:24943at5125) has translation MSSSVPVANALSDIYPQNALAEQGPRWDNLLSKFESIYGHAASFVARSPGRVNIIGEHIDYSLYSVLPMAITADTLLAVYATPAANDAKSFRIRIANVEDDKFEAADFEVPFDGEVPIDATKLEWTNYFKSGLRGVMDLLRKKYGKDFKPCNMELLMDGTVPVGGGLSSSAAVVSTSSLAIMLANGEKTVDKTELTELAIVNERAVGVNSGGMDQAASVFSEKGAATFVSFNPTLKAQPVHFPPTNPEITFVIVQSFVTSNKQVTGPIHYNLRVVECSIAASYLNAVLNPPGTQLPEDAGPLGVSLGGFHDTFFYHLNGSDYSAAKTLTKEEELEKLIEITEKTLTQEEGYTRDEVAKVLNVTVEDLEKRFMSKLPVRAERFKLRQRALHVFREAHRVLRFMKLLENPVHTGASDTTKFNTELGSLLNETQASCRDLYECSSPELDEICAISLREGSYGARVTGAGWGGCSVHMVPADKVAAVTRALEKEYFAKRDLTEDQKKGAVVVSRPATGSAIYYVQDGVKP, from the exons ATGTCTAGCTCTGTCCCTGTTGCCAACGCCTTGAGCGATATCTATCCTCAGAATGCGCTCGCTGAGCAAGGACCACGATGGGACAACCTTCTCAGCAAGTTTGAGTCCATCTACGGACATGCTGCTTCGTTCGTCGCTCGCTCTCCTGGACGAGTGAACATCATTGGAGAGCACATTGACTACTCTCTGTACTCGGTGCTGCCCATGGCCATTACTGCTGACACCCTCCTCGCTGTCTATGCTACACCTGCCGCCAATGATGCCAAGTCATTCCGCATTCGCATCGCTAATGTGGAGGACGACAAGTTCGAAGCTGCAGACTTTGAGGTTCCCTTTGATGGCGAAGTTCCAATCGACGCGACCAAGCTGGAATGGACCAACTACTTCAAGAGTGGCCTGAGAGGTGTGATGGATTTGCTAAGGAAGAAGTATGGCAAGGATTTTAAGCCATGCAATATGGAACTTCTCATGGACGGTACTGTCCCCGTTGGTGGAGGATTGAGCTCTAGCGCTGCTGTCGTTAGCACAAGCTCTCTCGCTATCATGTTGGCCAATGGCGAGAAGACGGTGGACAAGACTGAGCTGACCGAGCTTGCCATTGTAAATGAGCGTGCTGTGGGAGTCAACTCGGGAGG CATGGACCAAGCGGCCTCCGTATTCTCTGAGAAGGGCGCGGCTACCTTTGTCTCATTCAACCCGACCCTCAAAGCCCAACCTGTCCACTTCCCTCCCACAAATCCCGAAATCACATTTGTCATTGTGCAATCTTTTGTCACATCAAACAAGCAGGTCACTGGCCCCATCCACTACAACCTGCGCGTAGTCGAGTGTAGCATTGCCGCATCCTACCTTAATGCTGTTCTCAACCCTCCCGGAACACAGCTTCCGGAAGATGCAGGGCCCCTGGGCGTTAGTCTCGGAGGTTTCCACGATACTTTCTTTTACCACCTGAACGGCTCAGATTACTCCGCTGCCAAGACACTTaccaaggaggaggaacTGGAAAAGTTGATCGAGATTACCGAAAAGACACTGACACAAGAGGAGGGATATACGAGGGACGAGGTTGCCAAGGTACTGAACGTTACAGTAGAGGATCTCGAGAAGCGCTTCATGTCCAAGCTCCCCGTACGTGCCGAACGCTTCAAGCTCCGCCAGCGTGCCCTACACGTCTTTAGAGAGGCTCACCGAGTTCTTCGTTTCATGAAGCTCCTCGAGAACCCTGTCCACACCGGCGCTTCGGATACGACCAAGTTCAACACAGAACTAGGGTCCCTATTGAACGAGACACAAGCATCGTGCCGCGACCTTTATGAGTGCAGCTCCCCTGAATTGGATGAGATATGTGCCATCTCTCTCCGGGAAGGTTCGTACGGAGCGCGAGTGACTGGTGCGGGATGGGGAGGTTGCAGCGTGCACATGGTGCCAGCGGATAAAGTAGCAGCAGTGACGCGTGCTCTGGAGAAGGAGTATTTTGCCAAGAGGGACCTTACGGAAGATCAGAAGAAGGGGGCTGTGGTGGTGAGTCGACCAGCGACAGGAAGTGCTATCTACTACGTCCAAGACGGTGTGAAGCCTTGA
- a CDS encoding hypothetical protein (BUSCO:18321at5125): MFPFPAQDEPVRPLTEEDQQILMGLARRYGVSSIVCALTGLGASSRASTFSASTLLSNTSNTSAPSLSWSNSDVGHARSDAASIRTQSTWQDNAGDVPSIHDGEVGKVTDRTWLDSPNLMQSPIPSCDVTSHPSPRHVTPTSKKYQCPMCFLDNNPVGFGRKSDFKKHLYNFHGADVTWLCKTKGCHMSFATERAYSTHAKETHRMDALPNSSAKTELCPQVVFGCGFANCKDRVFEASTNEQASGSRDKYFEHIAKHFEDGFDVNNWDYKVQLHNLMRQSKVKSIWKTCIWPKEKRQQLTWRPRSSGDLKRMLEARHLGEDISTLVRLAFILGTSPFTNPTTPPPSEIDLQFSLPFRSQCLMDAVGHTDGIQPKMENSSDAGTPMVTVTKQPPATPQPPSFPARRIKQETRPSTPVDSIPEPMVRDDLTAGPHPGTPFPIPNEHVWPVDAPKFAPDQMNTFADASMTYILPGQELPQQQWDMTGMQQHFPQQDTVMGNVYMANQQQPVATRPATPIPTKRPGSWGKRLSLENLRPKKKTSVYGSPASEHEAVPPVPAMYAEMMPTSVPAGYELPMRMGHPQQGYTSNPGFMPQAQQQQFGSPTSFYLDDSDMRL, from the exons ATGTTTCCATTCCCAGCACAAGATGAGCCTGTGAGGCCCTTGACCGAAGAGGACCAACAAATCCTCATGGGTCTTGCCCGTCGCTACGGTGTCTCCAGTATTGTTTGCGCGCTCACCGGTCTCGGTGCTTCAT CACGAGCCTCCACATTTTCAGCATCCACACTACTCAGCAACACAAGCAACACCAGCGCGCCTTCACTATCATGGAGCAACTCTGACGTTGGTCACGCGCGATCCGACGCCGCTTCAATCCGAACCCAATCAACATGGCAGGACAATGCCGGCGACGTTCCCTCGATTCACGATGGTGAAGTCGGCAAAGTTACCGATCGTACTTGGCTCGATTCGCCAAATCTCATGCAGTCACCCATTCCTTCATGCGATGTCACCTCTCACCCGTCGCCCCGGCACGTCACACCAACCTCTAAGAAATACCAGTGCCCTATGTGTTTCCTGGACAACAACCCCGTGGGTTTCGGCAGGAAGAGCGACTTTAAGAAGCATCTCTACAACTTTCACGGTGCTGACGTGACTTGGCTGTGCAAGACCAAGGGATGCCATATGTCCTTCGCTACCGAGCGAGCTTACAGCACTCACGCCAAAGAGACACACCGCATGGATGCTCTTCCTAACAGCTCAGCAAAGACTGAGTTGTGTCCTCAGGTCGTCTTTGGCTGTGGTTTCGCTAACTGCAAAGATCGCGTCTTTGAGGCTTCCACCAACGAGCAGGCATCTGGCAGTCGCGACAAGTACTTTGAGCACATCGCCAAACATTTCGAGGATGGATTTGATGTGAACAACTGGGACTACAAGGTTCAACTGCACAACTTGATGCGACAGTCTAAGGTCAAGTCCATCTGGAAAACTTGCATCTGGCCTAAGGAGAAGAGACAGCAGCTCACATGGCGCCCTCGTTCTTCTGGTGATCTCAAGCGCATGCTCGAGGCTCGTCACCTTGGTGAAGATATTTCTACTCTGGTTCGCCTGGCTTTCATTCTTGGCACATCACCATTTACCAACCCTACCACACCGCCACCAAGCGAGATTGACCTGCAGTTCTCCCTACCTTTCCGATCACAATGCTTGATGGATGCAGTAGGCCACACCGATGGTATACAACCCAAGATGGAAAACAGCAGTGACGCTGGCACACCGATGGTTACTGTTACCAAGCAGCCTCCCGCAACGCCACAGCCTCCTTCCTTTCCTGCTCGACGCATCAAGCAGGAGACTCGACCATCAACACCAGTGGACAGCATTCCTGAGCCCATGGTTCGTGATGATCTTACAGCCGGTCCTCATCCAGGAACACCATTCCCCATCCCTAATGAGCATGTTTGGCCTGTTGACGCACCCAAGTTTGCGCCCGACCAGATGAACACTTTCGCGGATGCCTCCATGACCTACATTCTGCCAGGCCAAGAgcttcctcaacaacaatggGATATGACAGGCATGCAGCAGCATTTTCCTCAACAAGATACTGTTATGGGTAATGTCTACATGGCCAACCAGCAACAACCCGTCGCTACTCGCCCTGCTACTCCTATTCCTACAAAACGACCTGGATCCTGGGGCAAGCGACTGAGCCTTGAGAACCTGCgccccaagaagaagaccagTGTCTACGGTAGCCCTGCCTCTGAGCACGAAGCTGTCCCTCCTGTACCAGCTATGTACGCCGAGATGATGCCCACGTCTGTTCCAGCGGGCTACGAACTGCCGATGCGAATGGGCCACCCTCAGCAAGGCTACACATCGAACCCTGGCTTCATGCCTCAAGCACAGCAACAGCAGTTCGGTTCACCCACAAGCTTCTACTTGGATGACAGTGATATGAGACTATAA